In one Penaeus monodon isolate SGIC_2016 chromosome 20, NSTDA_Pmon_1, whole genome shotgun sequence genomic region, the following are encoded:
- the LOC119585644 gene encoding LOW QUALITY PROTEIN: arginine-hydroxylase NDUFAF5, mitochondrial-like (The sequence of the model RefSeq protein was modified relative to this genomic sequence to represent the inferred CDS: deleted 1 base in 1 codon; added 47 bases not found in genome assembly), with amino-acid sequence MVICPSMLESAETPQDVKFTKMVIDEEESFPFENKALDLVISNLNLHWVNNLPGCLKEIYRVLGEDGVFLASVFGGDTLYELRSSLVLAELEREGGFSAHVSPFAEIRDIGSLLNQSGFTMLTIDTDEISVGFPSMFELMWDLQGMAENNAGINRKPHLHRDTLLAASAIYQEMYGNENGIPATFQIIYMIGWKPDPKQMGTQAERGSGQVSLKDLHKLDDMIRDAGMEGRIKFMQDMTSDDKDKKD; translated from the exons ATGGTGATTTGTCCCTCAATGTTGGAATCTGCTGAAACCCCCCAGGATGTGAAGTTTACGAAGATGGTGATTGATGAAGAA GAAAGTTTTCCCTTCGAAAATAAAGCACTTGATCTCGTTATATCAAATTTGAA TCTTCACTGGGTGAACAATCTGCCGGGTTGCCTCAAGGAAATCTATCGAGTGTTGGGAGAAGATGGTGTGTTCCTGGCATCAGTGTTTGGGGGAGACACTCTATATGAACTTCGCTCGTCTTTGGTGCTGGCTGAACTAGAGAGAGAAGGT GGCTTTTCTGCACATGTGTCACCTTTTGCTGAGATAAGGG gaCACAGATGAGATTTCTGTTGGTTTCCCATCCATGTTTGAACTGATGTGGGACCTTCAAGGAATGGCAGAAAATAATGCTGGTATCAATCGTAAACCCCATCTCCACAGGGACACACTGCTTGCTGCTAGTGCCATTTATCAag aaatgtaTGGGAATGAAAATGGGATTCCAGCAACATTCCAGATTATTTATATGATCGGATGGAAGCCAGATCCAAAACAG ATGGGCACCCAAGCTGAGCGAGGCAGTGGTCAAGTTTCTCTCAAGGACTTGCACAAGTTGGATGACATGATCCGAGATGCAGGAATGGAGGGCAGAATTAAGTTCATGCAAGACATGACTTCAGATGACAAAGACAAGAAAGATTAA